The following proteins are encoded in a genomic region of Nitratireductor sp. GISD-1A_MAKvit:
- a CDS encoding ABC transporter permease has translation MITIAITLIGLVALTFVIGRVVPIDPVLAIVGEKATPDVYEKVYLELGRDKPIVVQFFTYLEGLVRGDFGQSFVTNRPVLDDLLDFFPATLELSTIGLVIGALLGVPAGVAAAYWHDKWPDHLIRAIALVGYSVPVFWLGLVGLFVLYYKLDWVSGPGQLDVFHQGIVSPVTGSVLIDSVLAGEWEIFGNAFSHIILPALLLAYYSLAYISRMTRSTMLDQLNREYVLTARLKGASEFQVVVGHALRNAAIPLVTIIALSYGSLLEGSVLVETIFSWPGIGNYLASSLFRGDMNAVLGGTFLVGVVFVLLNAVSDLLYAALDPRAREVLA, from the coding sequence TTGATCACCATTGCAATCACGCTGATCGGCCTTGTGGCCCTGACATTCGTCATTGGCCGTGTCGTGCCGATTGATCCGGTACTTGCGATCGTCGGCGAAAAGGCGACGCCGGACGTTTATGAGAAAGTCTATCTGGAGCTTGGGCGCGACAAGCCCATCGTGGTGCAGTTTTTCACCTATCTCGAAGGGCTCGTTCGCGGTGATTTTGGCCAGTCCTTCGTCACCAACAGGCCAGTGCTGGACGATCTGCTCGATTTTTTCCCCGCCACGCTGGAGCTCTCCACAATCGGACTTGTGATCGGGGCGCTGCTCGGTGTGCCAGCGGGTGTTGCCGCGGCGTACTGGCACGACAAGTGGCCGGACCATCTCATCCGGGCGATAGCACTTGTCGGCTATTCCGTTCCCGTCTTCTGGCTGGGGCTGGTCGGACTTTTTGTCCTTTATTACAAGCTCGACTGGGTATCGGGGCCCGGGCAGCTGGACGTTTTCCATCAGGGCATCGTTTCTCCGGTCACCGGCTCGGTCCTGATTGATAGCGTTCTGGCCGGGGAATGGGAAATCTTCGGCAATGCGTTCAGCCACATCATCTTGCCGGCCCTGCTGCTTGCCTATTACAGCCTTGCCTACATTTCGCGGATGACGCGCTCGACCATGCTCGATCAGCTCAACCGCGAATATGTTCTGACAGCGCGGCTGAAAGGGGCAAGCGAATTTCAGGTGGTGGTCGGTCACGCCTTGCGCAATGCCGCCATCCCGCTCGTCACCATCATTGCGCTTTCCTACGGCTCCCTGCTGGAAGGCTCTGTGCTCGTGGAAACCATCTTCTCCTGGCCCGGCATCGGAAACTACCTTGCATCATCGCTCTTTCGTGGCGACATGAATGCGGTGCTGGGCGGGACATTTCTCGTGGGTGTGGTTTTCGTTCTTCTGAATGCCGTTTCCGATCTTCTCTATGCCGCACTCGATCCGCGCGCTCGCGAGGTGCTGGCATGA
- a CDS encoding ABC transporter substrate-binding protein → MKIINTLAAAAFALSASLAPTMARTPDDTLVVADAIDDVISLDPGEVSEVGGVLTSNQIYQPLVSFDVSDPSNIKGVLAESWTVSDDGKTFTFTMNPDAKFASGNPVTAHDAEYSLQRVVLMKSRSAFIITQFGFTPENVKERIRAIDEKTLVIEIDDAYAQSFLLYCLSSYVGGIVDSRLVKEHEVNGDFGNGWLKTQNSAGSGPFVLTRWEPKQSILLTRNENYWGEAPGVKRIFIQHNSESASQRLLLEKGDIDIANKLGPDDFDAIVENPDIQTLNGPSGTIYYMGLNVRNEHLAKPGVVEAMKYLIDYQGIAETIGQGTMKVHQTLVPEGFLGALDYNPYKLDVEKAKALLAEAGVSTGFKLETVVWNNPPYTDFAQAVQATMAQAGIELDLQVVDGQQWLDRYRNHNLDIWVGLWGPDYPDPHSNAKAFVVNREDAPDGSDSLADRFGWDAGDLSSMAMAAVREQDTEKRRKLYQEIQKSHTDTSPFLYMFQEVRRVAVSSKVKGLVLGVTFSDDRYWAVSK, encoded by the coding sequence ATGAAGATCATCAACACACTGGCGGCCGCGGCTTTCGCGCTGTCGGCCAGCCTGGCGCCTACGATGGCGCGTACGCCTGATGACACGCTCGTCGTGGCCGATGCCATTGATGACGTGATCAGCCTGGATCCCGGCGAGGTTTCCGAAGTGGGTGGCGTTCTGACGAGCAATCAGATCTATCAGCCGCTGGTCTCTTTCGATGTCAGCGACCCGTCCAATATCAAGGGTGTTTTGGCCGAGAGCTGGACTGTCTCGGACGATGGCAAGACCTTCACCTTTACGATGAACCCGGACGCCAAATTTGCCTCCGGCAATCCCGTTACAGCCCATGATGCGGAGTATTCGCTTCAGCGGGTGGTGCTGATGAAATCGCGCTCTGCCTTCATCATCACGCAGTTCGGTTTCACGCCGGAGAACGTGAAGGAACGGATCAGGGCCATCGATGAAAAGACCCTCGTCATCGAGATCGATGATGCGTATGCGCAAAGCTTCCTGCTGTACTGCCTGTCATCCTATGTAGGCGGCATTGTCGATTCCAGGCTCGTCAAGGAGCATGAGGTCAATGGCGATTTTGGCAATGGCTGGCTCAAGACGCAGAATTCCGCCGGTTCCGGCCCCTTCGTGCTGACAAGATGGGAGCCCAAGCAATCCATTCTCCTGACGCGCAACGAGAATTACTGGGGTGAGGCGCCGGGCGTGAAGCGCATCTTCATCCAGCACAATTCCGAAAGCGCCTCACAGCGTCTGCTGCTGGAGAAGGGCGATATTGATATCGCCAACAAGCTCGGGCCAGATGATTTCGACGCCATCGTCGAGAACCCGGATATCCAGACACTCAACGGGCCGTCGGGAACTATCTATTATATGGGTCTCAACGTTCGCAACGAGCATCTCGCCAAGCCCGGGGTGGTCGAGGCGATGAAATATCTCATTGACTATCAGGGCATTGCCGAGACCATCGGCCAGGGCACGATGAAGGTGCACCAGACGCTGGTTCCCGAAGGCTTCCTGGGCGCACTCGACTACAACCCGTACAAGCTGGATGTCGAAAAGGCGAAAGCGCTTCTTGCAGAAGCCGGCGTCTCAACCGGTTTCAAGCTGGAAACCGTGGTCTGGAACAATCCGCCCTACACGGATTTCGCGCAGGCCGTCCAGGCCACCATGGCCCAGGCAGGCATCGAACTCGACCTCCAGGTCGTTGACGGTCAGCAGTGGCTCGACCGTTACCGCAACCACAATCTCGATATCTGGGTCGGTCTGTGGGGGCCGGATTATCCCGATCCCCATTCCAACGCCAAGGCCTTTGTCGTGAACAGGGAGGATGCTCCAGACGGCTCTGATAGCCTTGCCGATCGCTTTGGCTGGGATGCCGGAGATCTGTCCTCCATGGCCATGGCGGCGGTCCGCGAACAGGACACGGAAAAGCGCAGAAAGCTCTATCAGGAGATCCAGAAGTCTCACACGGATACCTCGCCCTTCCTCTACATGTTTCAGGAGGTGCGTCGTGTGGCGGTGAGCTCGAAGGTCAAGGGGCTGGTGCTTGGTGTCACCTTCTCCGATGATCGCTACTGGGCTGTTTCGAAATAG
- a CDS encoding helix-turn-helix domain-containing protein, whose amino-acid sequence MGSEEEPSGSAPISKADLGRDIRRRRRALDKTLKEVADEVGVSIGFLSQVERGVSTPSLSSLHKIAEALGMSVASFIAPWRHPSVVTRNNEREFFTLGDSNRKYELMGRGFPGAQLNACLVHREPGHVSEVMRNDGEEFVFILEGSVLYEIGDETHVLHKGDSMHFQSDQPHRTSTVGETTAVELWVGTLPVFK is encoded by the coding sequence TTGGGGAGTGAAGAAGAACCGTCCGGTTCCGCGCCGATAAGCAAGGCGGATCTCGGGCGTGACATCCGCAGGCGTCGCCGCGCACTGGACAAGACCCTTAAGGAGGTGGCGGACGAGGTGGGGGTCTCCATCGGATTTCTGTCCCAGGTGGAGCGGGGCGTTTCAACACCATCGCTGTCTTCACTGCACAAGATTGCCGAAGCGCTTGGAATGAGTGTCGCGTCCTTCATCGCTCCATGGCGGCATCCGAGTGTGGTGACCCGCAACAATGAGCGGGAGTTCTTCACACTGGGTGACTCCAACCGGAAGTATGAGCTGATGGGGCGTGGTTTCCCCGGCGCGCAGCTCAACGCCTGTCTTGTGCATCGCGAGCCGGGGCACGTTTCCGAGGTGATGCGCAATGACGGGGAGGAGTTCGTATTCATCCTGGAGGGCAGCGTTCTCTATGAGATAGGCGATGAAACCCATGTGCTGCACAAGGGTGATTCCATGCATTTCCAGTCAGATCAGCCGCACCGCACCTCGACGGTGGGAGAGACCACCGCGGTAGAATTATGGGTTGGTACCCTGCCAGTTTTCAAATGA
- a CDS encoding helix-turn-helix domain-containing protein — MPSKKTPLSNQSSSDRSVSTPPDTSPTIGSTIRKRRKALGKTLSEVAQSAELTIGFISQVERNISSPSVSSLMAIATALDTSVEELVRVKEEFREYIPANRRQTYAIGADNRLYERLGPGFSGALFYPLIVHRPPGHESEHMCHPGEVFCYLMAGEMEYHLDGEIFRMSAGDTIHHNTEKPHFSRVTGDIETTELWVSTTPSRALSSSLGAFSR, encoded by the coding sequence ATGCCAAGCAAGAAAACACCCCTCTCAAACCAATCCTCGTCCGACCGATCGGTCTCCACACCTCCCGACACCTCTCCCACCATCGGTTCCACGATTCGCAAACGTCGCAAGGCATTGGGAAAGACACTGAGCGAGGTGGCGCAGTCCGCGGAACTGACGATAGGATTCATCTCTCAGGTGGAGCGCAACATCAGCTCGCCTTCGGTCAGCTCCCTCATGGCGATCGCTACCGCGCTCGATACAAGTGTTGAAGAACTGGTGCGGGTGAAGGAAGAGTTTCGCGAATACATTCCAGCGAACAGACGCCAGACCTATGCGATCGGCGCCGATAATCGTCTCTATGAGAGGTTGGGGCCGGGCTTTTCCGGCGCCCTTTTCTACCCGCTGATCGTTCACCGCCCACCCGGACATGAATCGGAACATATGTGCCATCCGGGCGAGGTTTTCTGCTATCTGATGGCGGGCGAGATGGAGTACCATCTCGATGGCGAGATCTTCCGGATGTCCGCCGGCGACACGATCCATCACAACACCGAAAAGCCGCATTTCTCCCGCGTTACGGGCGACATCGAAACCACCGAGCTTTGGGTCAGCACCACGCCCAGCCGAGCGCTATCAAGCAGCCTTGGTGCTTTTTCACGATAG